In Sorghum bicolor cultivar BTx623 chromosome 8, Sorghum_bicolor_NCBIv3, whole genome shotgun sequence, one genomic interval encodes:
- the LOC110437584 gene encoding uncharacterized protein LOC110437584 codes for MPGDDDAVVAAAAAAAAAAKAPPQAVIVHPYTAVNVKTHIPVTLEMKNPNFTKWASFFKALCGKFSLRPHIDGPPPVAADPSWDIAECTVRGWILNTVDDSVLDLAITDENQTACELWVAIKGLFRSNRAPRAVFLLEEFHSLKQGDSSIDEYYQRLKIKAAALRDVNHTIEDSQLILSLLRGLNPRYTATVDDIANSTVLPSFSGAREMLSLKELRLANDEKTTTAFAMVAASGSTCTSPGSRPSSSMATGAAPKGSGGGKKGKGSNKQGSWRGQGTGASWQQGSGSG; via the coding sequence ATGCCTGGCGACGACGACGCAGTCgttgctgctgccgctgccgccgccgcagctgccAAAGCTCCACCCCAGGCTGTCATCGTCCACCCCTACACAGCCGTCAATGTGAAAACTCACATCCCGGTGACCCTGGAGATGAAGAACCCCAACTTCACCAAGTGGGCTTCGTTCTTCAAGGCTCTGTGCGGGAAATTCAGCCTCCGTCCCCACATCGACGGGCCTCCTCCTGTGGCTGCGGATCCATCGTGGGACATCGCAGAGTGCACCGTCCGTGGCTGGATCCTCAACACCGTCGATGACTCGGTTCTCGACCTCGCCATCACTGACGAGAACCAGACTGCCTGCGAGTTGTGGGTCGCCATCAAGGGACTCTTCCGCTCCAATCGTGCGCCCCGGGCCGTCTTCCTGTTGGAGGAATTCCACTCCCTGAAGCAGGGTGATTCGTCGATCGACGAGTACTACCAGAGGCTCAAGATCAAGGCTGCTGCCCTCCGGGACGTCAATCACACAATCGAGGACTCCCAGCTCATCCTCAGCCTCCTTCGCGGCCTCAACCCGCGCTACAccgccactgtcgacgacatCGCCAACTCCACCGTGCTGCCTTCCTTCTCTGGGGCACGAGAAATGCTCTCCCTCAAAGAGTTGCGCCTCGCCAACGACGAGAAGACCACGACTGCATTTGCTATGGTGGCTGCCTCTGGCTCCACCTGCACTTCTCCAGGGAGCCGCCCCTCCTCCTCTATGGCCACTGGCGCTGCTCCCAAGGGCTCCGGGGGTGGCAAGAAGGGCAAGGGCAGCAATAAACAGGGCAGCTGGCGCGGCCAAGGCACCGGTGCTAGCTGGCAGCAGGGCAGCGGCAGTGGATAA
- the LOC110437585 gene encoding uncharacterized protein LOC110437585: MIECHPTATPVDARTKLSATDGSPVANPTLYRSLAGALQYLTLTRPDIAYAIQQVYLFMHDPCEPHLSLLKRILRYVKGTISVGLHLSAGSVDTLIVYSDADWAGCPDSRRSTSGYCVYLGDNLASWSSKRQTIVSRSSAEAEYRAVAILSIIGVRSILKLTSTLFATRLLWDKFGCSMSRHHISLRSSGQKDCLFSYY, from the exons ATGATTGAGTGTCACCCTACAGCTACTCCTGTGGACGCCCGCACCAAGCTCTCAGCTACCGATGGTTCTCCTGTTGCAAATCCTACACTGTATCGCAGTCTTGCCGGTGCTCTTCAGTATCTCACTCTGACTCGCCCTGACATTGCTTATGCCATTCAGCAGGTCTATCTCTTCATGCATGATCCATGCGAGCCTCATCTCTCCTTGCTTAAACGGATTCTACGCTATGTCAAGGGCACCATCTCTGTTGGTCTTCACCTCAGTGCTGGATCAGTTGATACTCTCATCGTTTACTCAGATGCTGATTGGGCTGGCTGTCCTGATTCTCGACGCTCTACGTCAGGCTACTGTGTTTACCTTGGCGATAATCTAGCGTCCTGGTCCTCCAAACGACAGACTATTGTCTCTCGTTCCAGCGCTGAAGCGGAATACCGGGCTGTG GCAATCCTGTCCATCATCGGTGTACGAAGCATATTGAAATTGACATCCACTTTGTTCGCGACAAGGTTGCTCTGGGACAAGTTCGGGTGCTCCATGTCCCGTCATCACATCAGTTTGCGGTCATCAGGACAAAAGGACTGCCTATTCAGTTATTACTGA